The Mercenaria mercenaria strain notata chromosome 6, MADL_Memer_1, whole genome shotgun sequence genome contains the following window.
GTTCCAATACTGCTCAATTTGTATTGATAATATTTACCTATATGTTGTATATAAATCAAATGTGACAAGTGTATTATTTGACCATAAAATGATTTACGCCTATTTTATATGGTATAATTGTCTGTGTGACGAAAGTCAAAATTTCTTTCTTCGTATTAAATCATAAAACCATTCTCTCTGATAAAATACAAAGTAAGTATTTGAAAACCAAATAGTTTTCATAAGTTGCTCTTCATACGGATCACTTATTTTAATCATGTAATTATTCTATTATAATCCCCAATCACCGATTATACTATCATTATAAATAGCATAGTAAGCATGATAATCTTCGTTCTcgtcatcatcataatcattaccATTataaccatcatcatcatcatcagcagcagcagcagcagcagcagcaacaacaacaactgcaGCAACAGAAGCAGCCGCAGCGGCATCGGCATCATTATATGGCGTTATAAACCATCATTTTTGTCATCTTCCGCGTGATAGTTCTGCACATCTGATCAAACGGGAGAAGTTGCGTAACGTCATTTAAACAAATAACGCAAAATAAAGGCTAGACTTGGCCTATGGgaacaaaaatcatttaaaaaaactaaTGAAAACCCCGGAGTAAACTTCTGTAAACGGCAACGTTACTGCCTTTCTAAAGATGAActatgatattaaaacgttttaCAAGTCAACCATACAAGGATTTACAGAAGCAATTCCTATGATAGTAATCATTGAGATATATATTAAGTAACAAAGACACATTCTGTCTTTTACAGGGATGGGTTGTGTTACAAATCGGGACAGCTCTACCAGACCTCCAAATTCTTGTGGATGTAGATCTAGAAACAGCGTCATGGCTGTTCACCACGTGGTCTTTAGGATTTGTGGCGGGTTCTCTATTTTGCGGCTTCCTGTATGACCGTATCAACAGACTGGTTGTAATGTTTGTTTGCACCTTCGGGGTGGGCATCAGTAGTATTTGTCTCCCGCACAGCAAGTCCTTCAGTGTGATGGTGATTCTTCGTGTTGTGTGTGGAATATTTTGCGGGGGGATTGATACAGGTAAGAATTTGGATCTGCAGAAGTGTGGAAGGTAGTACGGGCAAACATAAGATGAGGGTATTCAGCGCACAAGTGAGATATATTAGAAAATGACGCAATTTCAAGTGCTTTAGATTAGCCCCTAACCAATAGCCCTGGTTTAAACACCTCTATGAATATAGTAAATTTATTTTCTCGAAGTCTCTGTTATAAGAGTTGCACAAAATGTCGCCAATATAGCAGTCTTCTTCGGCGTCCCTCCTCCGGTCAAGGACTTTCTGGATTGAACTAAAATGGGGAAATGTTCTAATGGTTGTTCACAGAGGACAGCTTACaacaaatgtttcattttaatttgcAGGTGTAGCCATTTTAGGGAACACCTAAACTACGAATAAGCATATATCTCTACCGTTTTAAGTAAATAAAGATTAAATAATCCTAAAGCCACCGATTACAAATTATAGTTGTTTATGTTTATTCTTCATTTCTTTTCTCTATTTCAGGGGCTAATACAATAGTTCCATCTATCTGGGGATCGAAAGGAGGCCCTTTCATGCAAGCATTATATTTGTCATACACTCTCGGTAGCATTGCATCTCCCTTTGCTACGGAACCGTTTATGTCTGCTGTCAAGCATACTATTGTCAATGTTACGGAAAGTCACAATAATAGCGGAAGCGAGCTTACAAGTAATCAAAATATATCAGCTTGCCTCAACTGTGGAGAAAACGAGTATGACATATTCCAGAATCCCTTCGAAAATGTCCAGGGATCTTCCAGAAATTACTCAACGGATTGGTTACTCCATAACAATGTTTCAAACAATGTCACGTCTTCAAATGGTCTAACAGAGGCTATTCAAATACATAAAGCATTTGTAATGACATGTATATTAGTTTTGTGCTCGTCAATTCCCTATCTTGTTATGGTGCTCATTGGAGATTTTGATATAAAAGCGACTAAGAATACCAAAACAGAATCCGTTGTTGAAAAAGAAGAAGAACCGCTTCAAGAAAAGGTGAATACTGTTACTGTGATTGAGATAGGTACAACCAAAATCAAAGGAAGGCGAAAATGTTTCGTATTAGCATGTATAGCTAGCGTGAATTTGTTTTACAGCGCAACAGAAGATAGTCTAGGTGATTTTTTAGTGGTGTTTGCTCTAGATTACCTTGAATGGGATACATCCTCATCTGTATCGTTGATTTCACTGTACTGGGTGGCAAGTTGTATCGGAGGTCTGGCTGGAGTTATTCTTGTGCGATGTCTGAGACCCACTAAATTACTTTTCTTTGCACATTTACTTTGGATTACAGCGTTTCTTCTCTCACTGCTCGCAAGCCTGTACAGAATTGATATTATGATATGGATATTCATTCCTAGTTCTGGATTCTTTATGGTGCTTATAATTCCTGCCGCAATATCTTGGACAGAGGAATATGTGTGTCATATCACTGGTCGGATTTCCTCTTTGTTTATGATTGCCACAGGAACTGGAATTGCAGCGAATCCAAGATTTTTAGGATATATGATGGAAAAACACACTTACGTGTCCTTTCCATGCATTCTATTTATAGAATCTGTGATATGTTTTGGTTTGTATGTATTAGCATTCGTTTTTCGATATTTTAGGTATACTCCTGATAATGAAGTTAAAACAGAAATACGTGTAAACCAGTAACCACAGGTACATAGACGCTGTTCATGAGTGTGTGTGTAAGATCACTTACTTAGGATCAGTTGTTGCTCAACCCTGTCAGGGATCGGGACCTTTCATGAAAAGCAGCTTTCCAACTGATTCGGttaaggtcgatggttctacctagATGTAAATCTTAATGCCCTAAATAATGTACTGTAACATAATGCCCAATAAAAAATGACCACAGATACGGAGCATTGAAAGTTAAATCAATGTTAGAAAACTGAGTTTGAGAACCAATCTCGAAACACAAAAGGATGTTTTTAACACTCACTGTATTGAAACTTACCGTTTTAAAACTGCATTCTGACACTGATATAAAAACTCTCTTTCATTATATAGGAAATGAGATAAAGCAATtgttatttaaaaagtaattgTACGCTATGTCATGTAACTTTTCTTTACGCGTGTAGAATTTTGAATTTAGTCAGATGGAGTTGAATAGTTATGCATATTACATAGAcatgaaacaaaacaatacatttcaaaatcgtttttcaaacaaatagaaaagtctgtaaaatatcaaaaacacaTTAAGTCAGCAATATCTCAGTTGATGATTCGTAAGTATTGTATGAATTTCTACttaattttcttctattttacattattttattccAAGTTACAAAAGTAAGAAAGCAAGTGTATAGCGCCAGTAGAAGtttgagctttttttttttcaattttcgacattttatgcATGATGATACTAGGTTAGGGcagtatttatgtatttatattacTTTGACAGAAAAATGGAAGTCACAAAAAACATTGTGttcatgatttatttatttggttcGTCACACCTACACAATaagtcacatggcgactttccagccttttatggtgaaggaagactccatgtgccccccccccccccccccccccccacccccaacctgCCCCAAAGAACATCATTTCAGGTACGGGCGCGTTTCTCATATAAAAGACATTTACAACCCATTAGGAGTATCAAATCCACATCAGCGATGGACAAGTGACTCCTGGTGTTCTCGTATATGTGCAATGGAAAAAGAGATATACTGCGGGTTAAGTCGCTactagatataaaaaaaatagtgtctttattgaacattttcataTTGGGACAAACATCAAACCAAATAATTATAGTAAGTAAACGAGTGGGTATCTGAGTATAAATTAAACGTAAAATTCTGAatcaaaagcatttttaaaagcaATGAGTTTTTGTTTTATCCCGTAGTATGAATGTACATACCTTTTTCGTGATTGTAGAACCTAGGAAATATTACATTTCAAATAGCAAAATATAAACTTTGCTTTACTAAACCGCAGTCATAATATTGTACACTATCATCGGAAAAAAACTACGTTACGAACGAATGCGTTCACCATCAATTGAGATACATGAATATCATTTAAGATGCTTGCCATttatatatgagctgcgccatgagaaaaccaacatagtgcgtttgcgaccagcatggatccagaccagcctgcgcatccgcgcagtctggtcaggatccatgctgttcgcttctcaagcctattgcaattagagaaaccattagcgaacagcatgggtcctaaccagactgcgcggatgcatgctggtcgcaaaagcactatgttggttttctcatggcgcgactcatatagTTATTGAGGCATGAGAAGGAGTCACGGTAATAAGATGACAATTTCAGATGAAAGTTGCACGATTGTCGTGTTGTGTGTTCACAAATAAACTAACgagaattatatatataaatgcgcTGTTTCAATAATGTAAACGTGGAGAAGTATGCGCGGTTCAAAACAGTAATATACTAAAATgccaaatatttttctacatgttcgaaacattgattttttttctacattgtagaacttTGATTACATCATGAGATTTGTATAATTTCAGAATGTACTAggaaaatttggcaaaaatgagaCAGGGTCAtatgcttatttttttattttattttttttgttgcactgattttaaaaattaggACCGCGCGCATGCTTTAATAATGGGAATCTATGGAAATCACGATTTCTGAGGCATTTTTGtggtcagatttttttctttaatgtatattttaataaactttcACAGTTGAAAAAAATTGCAAGGTCCAGaccttattctatgttatccggaTTAAATTAATAACGTCACGACTTGACTTCCGGTTGATCAGATGTGCAGAAACGTGCAGCGCGGTAGTtataatttgcattttgtttcaCATTTGCTTATCATAATGCAACTTATACAAAAGGGTTATGCTTATTTTAAGCCACCACTctgagataacaaaataaaataatgaacgAATTTATTTTCTAATAACACAAAATACAGGAAAACCATTT
Protein-coding sequences here:
- the LOC123548451 gene encoding sodium-dependent glucose transporter 1-like isoform X2, which translates into the protein MLKYENATGMASGGRIQTCRSERTSSWNSFLRRLRTDILYRRKFILTLVVFLSYVNLGWVVLQIGTALPDLQILVDVDLETASWLFTTWSLGFVAGSLFCGFLYDRINRLVVMFVCTFGVGISSICLPHSKSFSVMVILRVVCGIFCGGIDTGANTIVPSIWGSKGGPFMQALYLSYTLGSIASPFATEPFMSAVKHTIVNVTESHNNSGSELTSNQNISACLNCGENEYDIFQNPFENVQGSSRNYSTDWLLHNNVSNNVTSSNGLTEAIQIHKAFVMTCILVLCSSIPYLVMVLIGDFDIKATKNTKTESVVEKEEEPLQEKVNTVTVIEIGTTKIKGRRKCFVLACIASVNLFYSATEDSLGDFLVVFALDYLEWDTSSSVSLISLYWVASCIGGLAGVILVRCLRPTKLLFFAHLLWITAFLLSLLASLYRIDIMIWIFIPSSGFFMVLIIPAAISWTEEYVCHITGRISSLFMIATGTGIAANPRFLGYMMEKHTYVSFPCILFIESVICFGLYVLAFVFRYFRYTPDNEVKTEIRVNQ
- the LOC123548451 gene encoding sodium-dependent glucose transporter 1A-like isoform X1, whose translation is MLTAEVGMLKGENDNGNVSRGRTEASRSERTKLSNCIVHRLRTDNVYRRKFILSLAVFWSYVNLGWVVLQIGTALPDLQILVDVDLETASWLFTTWSLGFVAGSLFCGFLYDRINRLVVMFVCTFGVGISSICLPHSKSFSVMVILRVVCGIFCGGIDTGANTIVPSIWGSKGGPFMQALYLSYTLGSIASPFATEPFMSAVKHTIVNVTESHNNSGSELTSNQNISACLNCGENEYDIFQNPFENVQGSSRNYSTDWLLHNNVSNNVTSSNGLTEAIQIHKAFVMTCILVLCSSIPYLVMVLIGDFDIKATKNTKTESVVEKEEEPLQEKVNTVTVIEIGTTKIKGRRKCFVLACIASVNLFYSATEDSLGDFLVVFALDYLEWDTSSSVSLISLYWVASCIGGLAGVILVRCLRPTKLLFFAHLLWITAFLLSLLASLYRIDIMIWIFIPSSGFFMVLIIPAAISWTEEYVCHITGRISSLFMIATGTGIAANPRFLGYMMEKHTYVSFPCILFIESVICFGLYVLAFVFRYFRYTPDNEVKTEIRVNQ